The Chryseobacterium suipulveris genome window below encodes:
- a CDS encoding four helix bundle protein produces the protein MATIKRFEDLEIWQISRQLCKEVCKLAERNEFSRDLKLKMQIKGSSGSVVDNIAEGFEREGNAEFKQALYISKGSAGETRSQLYRAFDQEMISEEELKNLKERYIALSVKLKISSNT, from the coding sequence ATGGCAACCATTAAACGATTTGAAGATTTAGAAATTTGGCAAATTTCCAGACAACTTTGTAAGGAAGTATGCAAGTTAGCAGAACGAAACGAGTTCTCGAGAGATTTGAAACTGAAGATGCAGATCAAAGGATCTTCAGGTTCTGTGGTGGACAATATTGCTGAAGGATTTGAACGGGAAGGAAATGCAGAATTTAAACAGGCACTGTATATCAGCAAGGGATCTGCAGGAGAAACGCGATCTCAACTTTATCGTGCTTTTGATCAGGAAATGATCTCCGAAGAAGAATTGAAAAACCTTAAAGAACGGTATATCGCATTAAGTGTAAAACTCAAAATTTCATCGAATACTTGA
- a CDS encoding alpha/beta hydrolase-fold protein, translated as MPQIEHTDYYSHILGISLKVEVTGHYGYPIIMFPTSQGQYTQNHDFKLNESINWFVEQGRVKLYNIETIDKFSFYDKNISPEQRIRNYELYMQFLIQEFIPYIQKLHSEHRVAVAGASFGGYHAANFAFRFPDVVSHLFCLSGAFSIRNFMDGFSNELVYFNCPREFVRNDEAWKYKHMHIVLSTSDEDICLNQTREMAGILASKGINHWYDEQKWISHDWPLWRMMFPVFVGRFF; from the coding sequence ATGCCCCAAATAGAGCACACCGACTACTATTCCCACATTTTGGGAATCTCGCTGAAAGTGGAAGTAACCGGACATTACGGTTACCCGATCATTATGTTTCCCACTTCGCAGGGACAGTACACCCAAAACCACGACTTCAAGCTGAACGAAAGCATCAACTGGTTTGTGGAACAGGGACGGGTGAAACTTTACAATATTGAAACGATTGATAAGTTCAGTTTTTACGATAAAAATATCAGTCCGGAACAGCGGATCAGGAACTATGAGCTGTATATGCAATTCTTGATTCAGGAATTCATCCCGTACATCCAGAAATTGCATTCTGAACACCGTGTTGCGGTTGCAGGAGCGAGTTTTGGTGGATATCATGCTGCGAATTTCGCGTTCAGGTTTCCCGACGTGGTTTCGCACCTATTTTGCTTGTCGGGAGCTTTTTCCATCAGGAATTTTATGGATGGTTTCAGCAATGAGTTGGTCTATTTCAACTGTCCCAGAGAATTTGTTCGTAACGATGAAGCGTGGAAATACAAACACATGCACATCGTTTTGAGCACATCCGATGAAGACATCTGCCTGAACCAAACTCGTGAAATGGCGGGAATCCTCGCTTCAAAGGGAATCAACCACTGGTACGACGAACAGAAATGGATTTCCCACGACTGGCCGCTTTGGAGGATGATGTTTCCTGTTTTTGTCGGGCGATTTTTTTAA
- a CDS encoding ATP-grasp domain-containing protein translates to MAKKVGILFGMEDTFPWEFIKKVNELGNGEVTAEPVMIDKLEQGVDYGYAVIIDRISQDVPFYRAYLKNAALNGTYVINNPFWWSADEKFFNNALMTKLGIPLPKTVLLPSNDRPTNTTETSFRNLKFPHDWDYIFNYIGFPAYMKPHDGGGWRNVYRVENAEDLWNKLGETEQLVMMVQEEIVFEDYYRVYCLGKKYVHIMPYEPRNPHHLRYATSHKTEGAEREKLLKTIHDYTIKMNEALGYDFNTVEFAVRDGIPYAIDFCNPAPDADRNSVGEENFAWIIEHAAKLAIEKAKEYVPGKPNISWGSFVKDSIK, encoded by the coding sequence ATGGCAAAAAAAGTAGGAATTCTTTTCGGTATGGAAGACACGTTTCCATGGGAATTCATTAAAAAAGTAAATGAACTGGGAAATGGCGAAGTGACCGCTGAACCCGTAATGATTGACAAGTTGGAGCAAGGCGTAGATTACGGTTACGCCGTGATTATCGACCGAATTTCTCAGGATGTACCTTTTTACAGGGCATATCTGAAAAATGCAGCGCTGAACGGAACCTACGTGATCAACAATCCGTTTTGGTGGAGCGCGGACGAGAAATTCTTTAACAATGCCTTAATGACCAAACTCGGAATTCCGCTCCCGAAAACGGTTTTGCTTCCTTCCAACGACCGACCGACCAACACGACCGAAACTTCTTTCAGAAACCTGAAGTTTCCGCATGACTGGGATTATATTTTCAACTACATCGGATTTCCTGCGTATATGAAACCGCACGACGGAGGTGGTTGGAGAAATGTTTACCGAGTAGAAAATGCGGAAGATCTCTGGAACAAACTGGGCGAAACTGAGCAATTGGTGATGATGGTTCAGGAAGAAATCGTGTTCGAAGATTATTACAGAGTGTACTGTCTTGGCAAGAAGTACGTCCACATTATGCCGTATGAACCGAGAAACCCTCACCATTTGAGATATGCGACTTCCCACAAAACTGAAGGAGCAGAACGCGAAAAACTGTTGAAAACCATTCACGACTACACGATCAAAATGAACGAGGCATTAGGTTATGATTTCAACACGGTGGAATTTGCCGTGAGAGACGGAATTCCTTACGCCATCGATTTCTGTAACCCAGCTCCGGATGCCGACAGAAATTCCGTGGGTGAAGAAAACTTTGCGTGGATCATCGAGCACGCCGCGAAACTGGCCATTGAAAAAGCCAAGGAATACGTACCAGGAAAACCAAACATTTCCTGGGGAAGCTTTGTGAAGGACTCCATTAAATAA
- a CDS encoding ATP-grasp domain-containing protein: MEEKTIVCISCYYKGYDFMDEMKKLGNKVILVTSEKLRDKNWPWHAIDETFYMEETEPSIWNLDHLVQGFSYLMKTRKVDAVVALDDYDVEKAALIRETFRIPGMGQTTHRYFRDKLAMRQKAKDSGIDVPEFSAVFNDEAVNQFISTVPAPWVLKPRSEASATGIKKIKSSEELWQAIEETQEERHKFLLESFKPGDVFHVDSLVYNSEIVFTSASKYLAPPMQVSHEGGVFRTKTLGRYSDEYKALEAANKKVLTSFGLKNGATHTEFIRGKDDGKWYFLETSSRVGGAHIPDLVEASSGINIWREWAKIENALLKNSPYEIGKPTGFSAGLIIALAKDKNPDYEEFKCEEVVRFLPLDYHVGIVYKSNDKNRIQELLDNAAIKINEKFLNILPPKSKPSA, translated from the coding sequence ATGGAGGAAAAAACGATTGTCTGCATTTCATGTTATTATAAAGGATATGATTTTATGGACGAGATGAAGAAACTCGGCAATAAAGTCATCTTGGTAACCTCTGAGAAACTTCGTGATAAAAACTGGCCGTGGCACGCGATTGACGAGACTTTTTATATGGAGGAAACCGAACCTTCGATTTGGAATCTCGATCATTTGGTGCAGGGTTTTTCTTACCTGATGAAGACCCGAAAAGTGGACGCCGTAGTCGCGCTCGACGATTACGATGTGGAGAAGGCGGCACTGATTCGCGAAACCTTCCGTATTCCCGGAATGGGACAAACTACGCACCGCTATTTCCGCGACAAACTCGCAATGAGGCAGAAAGCCAAAGATTCAGGAATTGATGTTCCCGAGTTTTCGGCGGTCTTTAATGATGAAGCGGTAAATCAATTTATTTCAACCGTTCCCGCTCCTTGGGTTTTGAAACCTCGTTCGGAAGCGTCTGCAACAGGAATTAAGAAAATAAAATCGTCGGAAGAACTTTGGCAAGCCATTGAGGAAACCCAGGAAGAGCGCCACAAATTTCTGCTGGAAAGTTTCAAACCTGGTGACGTTTTCCACGTGGACAGTTTGGTTTACAACAGCGAAATCGTTTTCACTTCAGCTTCAAAATACCTTGCTCCACCGATGCAGGTTTCGCACGAAGGCGGCGTTTTCCGTACGAAAACTTTGGGTAGATATTCCGATGAATACAAAGCGCTTGAAGCGGCCAACAAAAAAGTCCTCACGAGTTTCGGTTTGAAAAACGGAGCTACCCATACCGAATTCATTCGCGGAAAAGACGACGGTAAATGGTATTTCCTGGAAACATCGTCCAGAGTTGGCGGTGCGCATATTCCCGATTTGGTGGAAGCTTCGAGCGGAATCAATATCTGGCGCGAATGGGCAAAAATCGAAAACGCCCTTTTGAAAAATTCACCTTATGAAATCGGCAAACCCACAGGATTTTCTGCAGGGTTGATCATTGCGTTGGCAAAAGACAAAAATCCCGATTACGAGGAATTCAAATGCGAGGAAGTGGTTCGTTTTCTTCCACTCGATTACCACGTCGGAATCGTTTATAAATCGAATGACAAAAACCGAATACAGGAACTGTTGGATAATGCAGCGATAAAAATCAATGAAAAATTCCTGAATATTCTGCCACCGAAATCGAAGCCAAGCGCTTAA
- a CDS encoding M17 family metallopeptidase, with amino-acid sequence MNINLSNKPTKTIPQKFSFFTEEIWTTEKVNFAKNLEHNFSAKKNETFVLMEEDSVHYLIGLGENPKPFEVQNICSKFSYDFRKKIQPTATLANINQLKVELIYEIIKGLFLGSYSYPFKAEHPVLNEKFNLILDKVSTKILKEIETETNAICEGQFNCMEWLNKPQNFKRVPQISEYLKEISKKYGFKLSVFDRKKSEKLGLGAFLAVNQGSSQDAAFTIIEYICGKKNAKTVGLVGKCVLFDTGGISIKPSENLHYMKSDMGGATAVIGTLIAAAEKKLPVNIVAILPITDNAVSNDSYIPSDVITAYNGKTIEILNTDAEGRMTLADGLSYLAKNYKTDVLIDLATLTGSSVRMFGYTCGAYFSNNDTLKKSLETSADKTNQRLWNLPLWDVWEEDFKSDVADFKNISSKPFGDCIVAGKFLEQFIEGHPNWAHLDIAGVAFGNVQYMKEKGATGYGVQLLVDFLENIS; translated from the coding sequence ATGAACATTAACCTATCAAATAAACCCACCAAAACGATTCCGCAAAAATTCTCCTTCTTTACTGAAGAAATTTGGACAACGGAAAAAGTAAATTTTGCAAAAAACCTTGAACATAACTTTTCCGCAAAAAAAAATGAAACCTTTGTTTTGATGGAAGAAGATTCTGTGCATTATCTTATCGGTTTGGGAGAAAATCCAAAGCCATTTGAAGTGCAGAATATCTGTTCTAAATTTTCCTATGATTTTAGAAAAAAGATTCAGCCAACAGCAACTTTGGCCAATATAAACCAACTTAAAGTAGAATTGATATACGAAATTATAAAAGGTTTGTTTTTAGGAAGTTATTCCTATCCATTTAAAGCGGAACATCCTGTGCTAAATGAAAAGTTCAATTTAATTTTAGATAAAGTTTCAACAAAAATTTTGAAGGAAATTGAAACCGAAACCAACGCCATTTGCGAAGGTCAGTTCAACTGTATGGAATGGCTCAACAAACCGCAAAATTTTAAACGCGTTCCACAGATTTCAGAATACCTGAAAGAGATTTCCAAAAAATATGGTTTCAAACTGTCGGTATTCGATCGCAAGAAATCTGAGAAACTTGGGTTGGGTGCTTTTCTCGCGGTGAATCAGGGAAGTTCACAGGACGCAGCTTTCACCATCATCGAATACATTTGCGGAAAGAAGAATGCGAAAACTGTTGGTTTAGTCGGCAAATGTGTGCTATTCGACACGGGCGGAATTTCCATTAAACCCTCTGAAAATCTGCATTATATGAAATCCGATATGGGCGGAGCAACCGCGGTGATCGGAACCTTAATCGCTGCAGCTGAGAAGAAACTCCCTGTGAATATTGTGGCGATTTTACCAATTACCGACAATGCAGTTTCTAACGATTCCTATATTCCGAGCGACGTGATCACCGCTTACAACGGGAAAACCATCGAAATCCTGAACACCGACGCAGAAGGAAGAATGACACTTGCTGACGGACTCTCCTACCTCGCCAAAAACTATAAAACCGACGTGCTGATCGACTTGGCAACATTGACGGGAAGTTCCGTACGCATGTTCGGCTATACTTGCGGCGCTTATTTTTCGAACAATGATACGTTGAAGAAATCGCTGGAAACTTCGGCAGACAAAACAAACCAACGATTGTGGAACCTTCCACTTTGGGATGTATGGGAAGAAGACTTTAAATCTGACGTTGCAGATTTCAAAAATATTTCGTCAAAACCTTTCGGAGACTGCATCGTTGCAGGGAAATTTCTGGAACAGTTTATTGAGGGACATCCGAACTGGGCACATCTCGACATTGCGGGTGTTGCGTTCGGAAACGTGCAGTACATGAAGGAAAAGGGAGCGACTGGATATGGAGTTCAGTTGTTGGTTGATTTCCTTGAAAATATTTCATAA
- a CDS encoding ammonium transporter, whose product MKIEKRWITSFVVITIISLAALFWKTEIPVPNSGEFLSEDQIVGADVAWILAAAGLVLLMTPGLSFFYGGMVGSKNVISTMLQSFIALGVISILWVVVGFSLSFGESLGFTFHGIHYGIIGNPLSYPFLSGVGALPHHLMAPTIPFILFALFQMKFAVITPALITGSFAERVRFISYLLFMVLFSLFIYTPLCHMVWHPEGLLNKFFGVKDFAGGTVVHMSAGFAALAGAIILGRRKNPHHQPSNIPFVLLGTGMLWFGWFGFNAGSALAANATAAMAFGTTTIASASAMITWIFFDRINGRKVSALGASIGAVVGLVAITPAAGFVTIAESLFIGFISAIVSNSMMHWKKLKKIDDTLDVFACHGVGGIMGMILTAIFAHGENSSLLHGGWSVFGHHMLALVLVSVVTFFGALLLYKITDFIIPLRVSEESEHLGLDLSQHDESIGF is encoded by the coding sequence ATGAAAATTGAGAAAAGATGGATTACTTCTTTTGTTGTAATTACAATTATTTCACTCGCGGCATTATTCTGGAAAACTGAAATTCCTGTTCCAAACTCCGGCGAATTCCTTAGCGAAGACCAAATCGTAGGCGCTGATGTTGCCTGGATTTTAGCCGCAGCTGGTTTGGTTTTATTGATGACTCCCGGCCTTTCGTTTTTCTACGGCGGAATGGTTGGTAGCAAAAACGTGATTTCCACGATGTTGCAGAGTTTTATTGCACTAGGTGTAATTTCCATTCTTTGGGTGGTTGTTGGTTTCAGTCTTTCCTTTGGTGAAAGTTTAGGTTTCACTTTCCACGGCATTCATTACGGAATCATCGGAAATCCTTTGAGTTACCCTTTTTTAAGTGGGGTAGGTGCACTTCCGCATCATCTAATGGCGCCCACAATTCCTTTTATTTTGTTCGCATTGTTTCAAATGAAATTTGCGGTAATTACGCCGGCTTTAATCACTGGTTCGTTTGCTGAAAGGGTTCGTTTTATTTCCTATCTTTTATTTATGGTTCTCTTCAGTTTGTTTATATATACGCCACTTTGCCACATGGTTTGGCATCCGGAAGGTTTGCTGAATAAATTTTTCGGAGTAAAAGATTTCGCCGGAGGAACGGTAGTTCACATGAGTGCAGGTTTCGCAGCACTTGCCGGCGCAATTATTTTAGGAAGAAGAAAAAATCCACATCATCAACCTTCGAATATTCCATTTGTTTTATTAGGAACCGGAATGCTTTGGTTTGGATGGTTTGGTTTCAATGCTGGTTCTGCTTTAGCGGCTAATGCAACTGCTGCGATGGCTTTTGGTACCACCACTATAGCATCGGCTTCCGCAATGATCACCTGGATATTTTTTGATCGAATTAATGGAAGAAAAGTCTCTGCCTTAGGCGCTTCCATTGGTGCGGTTGTCGGTTTGGTAGCAATTACCCCAGCTGCGGGATTTGTAACAATTGCTGAAAGTCTGTTCATCGGGTTTATCTCTGCAATTGTTTCTAATTCAATGATGCACTGGAAAAAACTCAAAAAAATAGACGACACTTTGGATGTCTTTGCCTGTCATGGAGTAGGAGGAATTATGGGAATGATTCTTACCGCAATTTTTGCGCATGGCGAAAATTCAAGTTTGTTGCATGGCGGCTGGTCGGTTTTTGGGCATCACATGCTGGCTTTGGTTCTGGTTTCGGTGGTTACATTTTTTGGAGCTTTACTACTCTACAAAATCACTGATTTCATCATTCCACTGCGGGTTTCGGAAGAATCAGAGCACCTCGGACTTGATCTTTCTCAGCACGATGAATCCATTGGTTTTTAA
- a CDS encoding alpha/beta hydrolase, with the protein MKTIFLYLSVLSMLLILNCANSKAGDAIPSHDTFEIYSKAVGENRVINVWLPENYKKNNDKLPVLYMADGGIKEDFPHIANTLSKLIKQNKITPIILVGIENTQRRRDLTGFTEIPEDKKIAPVVGGSENFRNFIKNELIPEIESRYRTNQKRGIIGESASGLFVTETLFLDPEMFDFYIAFDPSLWWNNHYLVRTAKEHLAKFPEKEIKFWFAGSGATDISPYTKELSSILQQEKPAALQWNYSDEPKEKHTTIFRATKEKALIWTIGKKKK; encoded by the coding sequence ATGAAAACAATCTTCCTGTACCTTAGCGTCTTATCGATGCTGCTGATTTTAAACTGCGCTAATTCCAAAGCAGGCGACGCCATCCCATCCCACGATACTTTCGAAATCTACTCCAAAGCTGTTGGCGAAAACAGGGTAATCAATGTGTGGTTGCCAGAAAACTATAAGAAAAATAACGATAAATTACCCGTACTCTATATGGCAGACGGAGGAATCAAGGAGGATTTTCCCCATATCGCAAACACGCTCTCTAAGCTGATCAAGCAGAACAAAATCACGCCAATTATTTTGGTGGGTATCGAAAACACGCAACGCAGACGAGATCTTACAGGTTTTACAGAAATACCCGAAGACAAAAAAATTGCACCGGTCGTCGGCGGATCCGAAAATTTCCGGAACTTTATAAAGAATGAACTGATCCCCGAGATTGAAAGCAGATACCGAACCAACCAAAAGCGCGGAATCATCGGCGAGTCGGCATCCGGGTTATTCGTTACGGAAACCCTGTTTCTCGATCCTGAAATGTTTGATTTCTACATCGCGTTCGACCCTTCCCTGTGGTGGAATAACCATTATCTGGTAAGAACTGCAAAAGAGCACCTCGCCAAGTTTCCGGAAAAAGAAATTAAGTTTTGGTTCGCAGGTTCCGGCGCCACCGACATATCGCCCTATACTAAGGAACTGTCAAGTATTTTACAGCAGGAAAAGCCGGCTGCACTTCAATGGAACTATTCCGACGAACCCAAAGAAAAACATACAACCATTTTCCGGGCGACCAAGGAAAAGGCATTGATCTGGACCATTGGGAAAAAAAAAAAATGA
- the ligA gene encoding NAD-dependent DNA ligase LigA, with protein MSENIQKKIEDLREELHQHNYNYYTLDEPIISDFEFDLKLKELQELEKNHPEFYDSNSPTLRVGGEITKNFPTVQHQFRMYSLDNSYDFNDLEDWEKRIFKAIDEPVEFVAELKYDGASISILYENGQLSQAVTRGDGFQGDEITANVKTISDIPMVLKGDVPERFFMRGEIYLTRKNFDKINERRAEEGLDLFMNPRNTASGSLKIQDSGEVRKRGLSAVLYQFISNEVPAQTHWELLQKAKDWGFRISDQAKLCSNMDEVKDFINYWDSKRHELPFEIDGIVLKVNSLKQQQQLGYTAKSPRWAMAYKFKAEKVETELEKVTYQVGRTGAITPVANLKPVLLAGTVVKRASLHNEDIIKKLGLHENDFVYVEKGGEIIPKIVGVNTEKRNPESPEIQYITHCPECGTELVKIEDQAIHFCPNELHCPPQVIGRMIHYVSRKALNIESLGQETIAQLYREKLIENPADFYVLKKEQLLPLERMAEKSAQNILDGIEKSKEIPFEKVLFGIGIKHVGETVAKKLAKNFESIDALREATAEELTQVEDIGGKIAESITEFFTNQENLLMIERLKSYGVHLEKGESTNEVLSNTLENKTFLFTGKLTLFTRDAAEEIVEKHGGKNISAVSKNLNYLVVGEKAGSKLKKAQEIGTIEILDEQGFLELIEGKR; from the coding sequence ATGTCGGAAAATATTCAAAAAAAAATAGAAGATCTGCGCGAAGAACTTCATCAACATAACTATAATTATTACACTTTAGATGAACCTATAATTTCAGATTTTGAATTCGATTTGAAGCTCAAAGAACTTCAGGAACTTGAAAAAAATCACCCCGAGTTTTATGACAGCAACTCTCCTACTTTGCGTGTTGGTGGCGAAATCACCAAAAATTTTCCGACGGTTCAGCATCAGTTTCGGATGTATTCCCTGGATAATTCCTACGATTTTAATGATTTGGAAGATTGGGAAAAGAGGATTTTTAAGGCGATTGACGAACCGGTGGAATTTGTTGCGGAACTGAAATACGACGGCGCTTCGATTTCCATCCTTTATGAAAACGGCCAGCTTTCTCAAGCAGTTACACGTGGCGACGGTTTTCAGGGCGACGAGATTACTGCAAATGTAAAAACCATTTCAGACATTCCCATGGTTTTGAAGGGTGATGTTCCTGAACGATTCTTTATGCGCGGCGAGATTTACCTGACCCGAAAAAACTTCGACAAAATCAATGAACGCCGTGCAGAAGAAGGTTTAGACCTTTTCATGAATCCAAGAAATACCGCATCCGGAAGTTTGAAAATTCAGGATTCGGGCGAAGTACGAAAACGTGGACTTTCAGCGGTTTTGTATCAGTTTATTTCGAATGAAGTTCCCGCACAAACCCATTGGGAACTGCTGCAGAAAGCAAAAGATTGGGGATTCAGGATTTCTGATCAGGCAAAATTGTGTTCCAATATGGATGAAGTAAAGGATTTCATCAATTATTGGGACTCGAAACGTCACGAACTGCCTTTTGAAATTGACGGGATTGTTTTGAAAGTCAACTCACTGAAACAGCAGCAGCAATTGGGTTATACCGCAAAATCCCCGCGTTGGGCGATGGCATATAAATTTAAGGCAGAAAAGGTGGAAACCGAACTCGAAAAAGTCACTTATCAGGTCGGTAGAACCGGAGCGATTACTCCCGTCGCAAACCTGAAACCCGTACTTCTTGCCGGAACTGTGGTAAAAAGAGCTTCGCTTCACAATGAGGACATTATCAAAAAACTTGGACTCCATGAAAACGATTTCGTCTATGTGGAAAAAGGCGGCGAGATTATTCCGAAAATTGTCGGTGTAAATACCGAAAAGCGAAATCCCGAAAGTCCCGAAATACAGTATATCACGCATTGTCCTGAATGTGGAACCGAACTGGTGAAGATCGAGGATCAGGCGATCCATTTTTGTCCGAACGAGTTGCACTGTCCACCACAGGTAATTGGCAGAATGATTCACTATGTTTCTCGAAAAGCACTGAATATTGAAAGCTTAGGTCAGGAAACTATCGCTCAATTGTACCGAGAAAAACTCATCGAAAACCCTGCAGACTTTTATGTTTTGAAGAAAGAACAACTGCTTCCTTTGGAACGAATGGCGGAGAAATCGGCACAGAATATTTTGGACGGGATCGAGAAATCAAAGGAAATCCCTTTTGAAAAAGTTCTTTTCGGAATCGGGATCAAACATGTGGGAGAAACCGTTGCCAAGAAACTCGCCAAGAACTTCGAATCCATCGACGCTTTGAGAGAAGCTACCGCAGAAGAACTCACCCAGGTTGAAGACATCGGCGGAAAGATTGCAGAAAGTATCACCGAATTTTTCACCAATCAGGAAAACCTTCTGATGATCGAAAGATTGAAATCTTATGGCGTTCATCTTGAGAAAGGAGAAAGCACGAACGAAGTATTGAGCAACACTCTGGAAAACAAAACCTTTCTTTTCACAGGCAAACTCACGCTTTTCACAAGAGACGCCGCCGAAGAAATAGTCGAGAAACACGGCGGCAAAAATATTTCTGCGGTTTCCAAAAACCTGAACTATTTGGTGGTGGGCGAAAAAGCCGGAAGCAAACTCAAAAAAGCGCAGGAAATCGGCACGATAGAAATCCTCGACGAACAGGGATTTTTGGAGCTGATTGAAGGAAAAAGATAA